Genomic DNA from Methanosarcina sp. MTP4:
GGAAGCCCTTGAAAGCCAGGACCTCCTTTATGTAAGTGCTGCAGGCAATGATGCGAGCCGCCACTATCAGGGTATGTTTTTCGATGACGGTTCAGGCTGGCATGATTTCAGTTCCGGGAAAAGCAGCTCCAAAAACCTCTATGTGGATATCCCTCCTGCCGGGGAAGTGACCGTGGTCCTCCAGTGGAACGACCCCTGGGATGCTGCGGGAAACGATTATGACCTCTACCTCAAGGACTGTTCCGGTGGAGAGGGACTTGCCTCGAGCAAAAATTCCCAGGACGGAAACGGCATCCCCCTGGAGTTTTTCCGATACACGAACCCGGAAAAAACGGTCATTAAAGGGATGATCTGTATTGAAAAGTATTCAGGAGAGCCACAGGTGCTGGAAGTTTTCATCTATCCGGAATCCTGCAGGGATATCTACCCTGACAACCTGGTTGAAGAGGATTCGGTATTCGGGCACCCGGCTGTCCCGGAAGTGCTCTGCGTCGGAGCGTTTGGTTCTGAAAATGGGAATTCGGGAAATGAAAATTCGGGCATTGCTCCTTACTCTTCCCGCGGGCCGGTAAGCATCTATTCCCCTCAGTACGAAGCAAGGAATAAGCCGGACCTCTGCGGCCCCGGGTCCGTGGAAATCAGAGGAACGGATGAAAGCCGCAATCTTTTTGCAGGCACCAGCGCTTCGGCTCCCTATGTGGCGGGGGTAGCTGCCCTTGTCTGGAGTGGGCAGTCGGAGAAAAATGCCAGTGAAATCCGGGAAATCTTATGTTCCACAGCAGGAGACCTGGGTGCCCCTGGATATGACAGCATCTTCGGCTATGGGATTGTTGATTCCAGCGCCTTTACGGAAGGGCAGTGAAGGTTAAACAGGGTGTAGTTAAGGTTAAAAGGGTAGTTAAGGTTGAAGGGGCAGTTAGAGTTGGGGAGAACCTTTTCACTCAACCAGCAAAATCCCCACACACATCGTTTTTTCCGGCTTGCAGAATTTAAGGTCAACTCCTGCCCTTTCCATTACCTTCTGCAGGTTTACCCCCACGCCTTCCGGAGCAAAACGCCTTCTTTCAGGCTTTACGCACCTTTCAAGGTTGCATTTGTCGCATTCGTTGCAGGAGCCGGGCCTGAGCAGGTGGGCGTAGATGAAGCCTTTCCTGAAAGCTTCCTGTTCTAGCTCGAACATCTTCCGGAAAGATTCTTTCCTTAACTCTCCCCAGGCTTCGAGGATATCCTGAACTTCTGACGTGTCGTGTTCGTCCACAAGGAGCAGAGCGTTGCTGTATTCCTGAAGGACCTGCCTGAATTCGTCTATGGAAATGATGTGGGGCGGGCAGCTAAGCCTCTTTCCGTAGCTCCGGCAGCCGTAGGCGCACTTCAATGCGATCCGGTTTTCCACCGCAATGTCTCCCGATTCCAGCGGGTAGGCTTTAAGCCCCAGGCCTGAGGCTTTTTCAATCAGGTTGTTTAGGTTTTCGGACAATTCAATCCCCCTTCTTTTTAATTTTAGAATTTGTGCTTGATATAATTTGGTAACTGCACCCATATAACTTTAGTAACTTTGATAATTATGCTCTAAATTTGCTGTTCCTTTTACTGGAGGGTTACGTTTTTTCACTATCCTAGCTGCACTTTTCGTTGCGTGGGATACACTTCTATAATTTGCAGCAAATAACCTTAGTAGGGATCTCTATGACGAAGAAAGTACCTTCATCTGAACTTGAAAACCGTATGGGTCGCTTCAGAAAACGGATGTATCAATCGAATCCCGACTGGGAAATCGCCGTGATCTTCAGCAAAATTAACCTTTACTACTTTACCGGCACGATGCAGGACGGAATGCTAATTATCCCGAAGAACGGAGATGCAACATTTTGGGTCCGGCGCAGCTATGAAAGGGCTCTGGAAGAATCGTTATTTCCCAGTATAGCACCAATGAACAGCTTCCGGGATGCTGCAGGGAGTATAGGCAAGGCAGGTACGGCGGATAATGCAGGTAATGCAGGCAATGGAAGCAAGCTTCCGGATGCTGTCTATCTTGAAACTGAAGTAGTCCCGTTGGCCCTTTATCAGCGTTTCCAGAAACACTTCCCCTTCAAAGCCGTTAAACCCGTTGACCCTCAGATTGCCGCGGTTAGAGCCGTAAAAAGTGAATATGAACTCTCCCTTCTGCGAGAATCCGGCAGGATTCACCGGCATGTGCTCGAAGACCTCGTGCCCGACATGCTGCGGGAAGGGATGAGTGAAGCGGACCTTTCAACCGAACTGTTCTCGGTGCTGGTAAAGGAAGGGCACCACGGAGCCTGCCGTTTTGGCATGTTCGATACGGAAATGATCCTGGGAAATGTCTGTTTCGGGGAAAGCTCCATTTACCCGTGTTACTTCAACGGCCCCGGCGGAAAGCGCGGAATGAGCCCTGCAGTCCCCCTGCTCGGGAGCCGGGACCGGAAATTAAGGAAAGGCGACCTGGTCTTTGTTGATGTCGGCTGCGGGGTTGAAGGTTACCATACGGATAAAACCACGACATACATGTTCGGCTTTTCCCTTCCGCAGTATGCCATAGATCTCCACAATAAATGCGTGGCTATCCAGAACGAAGCTGCATCGATGTTAAAACCCGGCGCTATCCCCTCGGAAATCTACAGTACCATAATGAACGGGCTTGATGAGGAGTTCCTGCAAAATTTCATGGGATTTGGGAAGCAGAAAGTAAAATTCCTGGGGCACGGGGTCGGCTTGCTGATCGATGAAACTCCCGTAATTGCCGGCGGGTTTGATGAGCCCCTTGAGGAAGGAATGGTATTTGCCCTGGAACCCAAAAGGGGAATTGAAAACGTCGGGATGGTGGGAATTGAAAATACCTTTGTGGTGACAAAAGAAGGCGGGGAGTGTATTACCGGGGACAATCCGGGATTGATTCCTGTATATTGATTAGTAAATGAGAATAAAATTTACGTTTAGTGCTTTAAGAGCAAAAAATGGGAAAGTATAGCTTTTAAAAATAGGATTTACGCAGTTGAACAAAAAACCAAAACATAAAACGCCAAACTGTCTAAAGCGTTATCTTCTCGGAAAGCTCTCATATGCTTGTTTTACATCTCAAGTGCGTAACTCCTATATTTATATTTCTATAATTATTTTACTATACAAAGTATAGTCTTTTTTGTCAGAAGGAAATTACTTTCATTTTGTTCCATATATGGAGTGATTTTTTTCCTTGGTAGCATTAGCAATCTCAGACAGCTTATTCACCCAAGAAATTATCTCATTCTTATCTTTTAACAGAGGAATAAAAGGGGATTAAACCGGCACTTATAGAACTCTCGTTACACTGTCTCATTATGTCTGCAGTGATAATTCAGTACAGGGTTTTTATCCTACAATATCATCCAGACCTACAATCAAAACTTTCTCATTTGTTTCGAGTTCATTTTTTATCCTGATTGCATCCCTCTCCAGAATACAATTCTCTCCAACAACCCAGGGCGCTGATCCATCTCCAAACTGGATATAACACACAACAGCCTTTTTCAACTGAAGGTTATTTTTTTCCAGCATTGCGAGAACATTTTCATCTGGAACAAATTCTTCAGATAACATAATTATGTTATAATTTCCTTTTTTGATTTCAACTACAGAAGTCCAGTTTTCATCTTTCCTTAATTCATATATTTTATCTTCATCAACTTCTATGTAGTACATTCCTCGCCCAATATTAGAATTATAGTCTATGGTATAATTCACGGGTATGTCGTAATTTTCAAGAATGGCTTTAACTTCCGCCTCACTAGTTTCATTTTCAAATTGAATAAGTAAACCAGGTGTTTTAACTTCTTGAGATTGCATCATCAGTGCTAAGAAGGTTAGAAGAGCAATGAAAACAACTACTACTTTGCTAATTTTATTCACATCAATCACCGAAAAAAATGAGGAGTTTTAACTCCTCACATATATACGTTTAATTTCAGAACCGAATGCTTCCCAATAAGGTATACAGAAATATATGGGATTAGGATCACCTATACGCAAATATTCATCCGAACCACTTATTTTGTATCCACGACACATTCGAGCATGACCTGGAACTCCACTCTTGAAAGGCCTTCCATTGTCAATCTCATTAATGGCTGTATCAAAAATCACAGAAGTTACCGAATATGAATTAGGTTTATTTAATCCACTACTTGACCTGTAATAAAGTAACTGCTGGGAATTAGTAACCCCATTAGGAGCTACCCCATTCATCATTTCATATATAGTAGTTTGGTGAGGACTTTCATCATTGTAATATTTAGTAAGCATTTTGGCAGTTGCTGGACCACAGTAGTAACTCGTTATTTGCGCATATACAGTAGCACCAAGATCTACTTCAACATCTGTTGTCGCTTTTGTTATATCGCCACTGAGTTTTTTAATATTTTCTTCAGTGGCCGTCGCATTAATATTAACTCCCTTAGTAGATGCTGCTTGTTCTATAGATTTAGCAAGTTCATCACTTTCTTGCCAGTGTTTTATATTATTTTCTATCCCATTCTTTAATCTCTGCTCATATATTGAGCCATTTTAACAGGTCGGCTTCGAGAGCCGGATTCACAAAATATTTTCTGGATTTGCCTTCTGTTTCGGAATGAATGATTTTGTCGTCCCTTAAACTTTTTATATGCCAGTATGTGGTGCTTTTGTCCAGATACAGGTCCTTTGAGAGTTCCTTGTTTGTGATTTCGGGCTTTTCCAGGATCTTAAGAAGTATCTGCTTTCGTGTGCTGCTTTTGAGATGTGCTATTATTATCTTTTCGCTGCTTGCGAAAAAATCGGAGTTTTGAAAGACCCTTGTGAATTTTCCGGTCCTCATTAAGTTTATCTTATTTCCGGCTTTAAGCATTTCAAGGTGGAACCTCACAGCCCCCCGGTTAATTTCCAGGTCTCTTGATATTTCGGATATCGTGCATCCCGGAACCTGCTGGATGTAACGGTATATTTTCTGCCTGTTTTCATTTACCTGCGGGATTCTAACCTTGCCCAGGATTAAGGGGACCAGTTTGAGTATGGAAGCAAAGGCAGCCAGATATCCTATTATGTAAGCTATCTTAAACGACAATGGAAATTCCCAGAAGGTGAGAGTCCTGTCCGCCCCGCTGGTGTCAACGGCATCGCCCAGTTTATCAAGCTCTTCCTGGGGCGGGCAGGGACCCACGATATATCCTCCTTCTTCAGCATGGGCTAAGGCGCTTGTACTTAAAAGTAGAATGAAAAGTAACCCTGCTTTCCACATAGTTTTTACCTTAAATCCAGGCAGAAGTGTCTTCTGTTCAGGCTTTCCTGTTCTGTCTGCCCTTTTTGGCTTTCCTATTACGGCTTTCCTGTTCCAGAAACCCTCTTTTTTGATGTGTTTCTTTAATATGTTTCAACTTTTTTAGAAATGATTCAAAAGAAACTTATATAATTTTTATGGCCAAATCGTCCAACTGAAAATTAACGGTCCGGTGCTTAATTTCTGCAAATTGGAACATTAAATCGTAACAATTCACGTTTAAGAAGCTGAGGTATTTCTACTCCTTTCATTCGGAGGTATCTCAAATTTTTCCTTCAACATTTCCATAAATCTTTTCCCCCTCATCTTTGACGTCTCATAAATACTCAGAAGCACTTCAAATACTCCAGCACCGTACCATGTCCTTCTCCCACCACTAATTTTCCTATGCAATACTCCTTTACGCATCGCACGCTCTGCGTCATTATTGTGCCAGGGTACTCCCTCAAATTCCATGAACGTAAATAGCATGGACTGTCTCTTTCGAAGCTCTTTTGATATTCTGATGACATCCACATCAGTCCATTGTCTATTGAGTAGAGCCTTCATCTCTTTTTGGAACTCTTTACAAGCATTTTTACGTTTTTCCATTGATGGAGGCGGATCTTTCTGCGTGAACTCAATTGCTCTTTTCAGAATTGATCGAACACCATCAACGAATTCTATGAACTTTTTAGGTGGTCTTCCAGGTTTTGTCCTTTTTGCAGGCTTGGATGTTAAAAGACTTCGAGGTTCTATCTTGTGTTTAATTTCAGCTCTTTCCAACCACCTATTCACATGAAGAAGGTCAAGCTGATGTCCCGCACATTTTACTACATCATACGGTTTCCAGGCATCTCTTCCCAGAACACCTTTAAATCCTTCAAGTATTCTTTCCGGTACTATGTGACCACGAGTTGGAGAAACTTTATAGTAAGTACCTAATAAAGAAGTAAAACCCCATAACCAGCTATTCTTACCGTTTATCCTAAATCCCGTTTCGTCGCCATTGACAGCCTTTGATCTTACTATTTCTTTATGGAGTTTCTCATAGTCTTCCTGAAGTGTATCTGCCACCCATTTTTCCAGTTTAAGCACAGTGGCTCTACTAATCTTGATATTATATGTCTCATACAAGCTGGATTGAATCTTTTCTATACTCAATCCTAACATTCGCTGATAAGCAACCCATGAAGCTATAGAAGGTCCAAACTCCTGGTTTGGTGGTATCCATGAAACTTCTCCACGAACCATCTTTTTGCACTTTTTGCACCAATATCTTTGATAAATAATTTCAAAGATAGTAGGTTTTGGAACTGGGATTTCAGTGATGGTACGGGTTTCTTTGGCACCTTTAACAGGTTTGCCCAGAGGAGTGCCGCAACATGGACATTCTTCCGTTTTGATATATATAGGAGGAGAGTTGGGAATTGGTGTTTTTCGCCCGTGTCCAACATGTCCAGGCTGACCACCTCTGGCTTTTTTCGGCCCTTCCTGTCTATTTCGCCGGTAATAAGTTTTAGATGATGGAACACCACCTGCTTCAGAAGTCTTGTCAGATGATGCGAGAACAGGTGCAGAACCCTAAAATTGAGCAAGTTGTTTTTTGAGATATTTATTTTCATTTCTGAGGTTTTTTGCACGCTCTTTGAAGCGTTCAGTTTGCTTTGTGAGGTTGTCATTCTCTGTTTTGAGCTTTTCTACGTGCTGCAAACTGCTTTGCTTCTCGTTACGCTCTTTTTCGAGTTCTTCCTTTAATTGTGTGATTTTTTGTTCCAAATCACTTACTTGTTC
This window encodes:
- a CDS encoding Xaa-Pro peptidase family protein — encoded protein: MTKKVPSSELENRMGRFRKRMYQSNPDWEIAVIFSKINLYYFTGTMQDGMLIIPKNGDATFWVRRSYERALEESLFPSIAPMNSFRDAAGSIGKAGTADNAGNAGNGSKLPDAVYLETEVVPLALYQRFQKHFPFKAVKPVDPQIAAVRAVKSEYELSLLRESGRIHRHVLEDLVPDMLREGMSEADLSTELFSVLVKEGHHGACRFGMFDTEMILGNVCFGESSIYPCYFNGPGGKRGMSPAVPLLGSRDRKLRKGDLVFVDVGCGVEGYHTDKTTTYMFGFSLPQYAIDLHNKCVAIQNEAASMLKPGAIPSEIYSTIMNGLDEEFLQNFMGFGKQKVKFLGHGVGLLIDETPVIAGGFDEPLEEGMVFALEPKRGIENVGMVGIENTFVVTKEGGECITGDNPGLIPVY
- a CDS encoding winged helix-turn-helix transcriptional regulator is translated as MGPCPPQEELDKLGDAVDTSGADRTLTFWEFPLSFKIAYIIGYLAAFASILKLVPLILGKVRIPQVNENRQKIYRYIQQVPGCTISEISRDLEINRGAVRFHLEMLKAGNKINLMRTGKFTRVFQNSDFFASSEKIIIAHLKSSTRKQILLKILEKPEITNKELSKDLYLDKSTTYWHIKSLRDDKIIHSETEGKSRKYFVNPALEADLLKWLNI
- a CDS encoding UPF0228 family protein, translated to MNKISKVVVVFIALLTFLALMMQSQEVKTPGLLIQFENETSEAEVKAILENYDIPVNYTIDYNSNIGRGMYYIEVDEDKIYELRKDENWTSVVEIKKGNYNIIMLSEEFVPDENVLAMLEKNNLQLKKAVVCYIQFGDGSAPWVVGENCILERDAIRIKNELETNEKVLIVGLDDIVG
- a CDS encoding DUF2284 domain-containing protein, translated to MSENLNNLIEKASGLGLKAYPLESGDIAVENRIALKCAYGCRSYGKRLSCPPHIISIDEFRQVLQEYSNALLLVDEHDTSEVQDILEAWGELRKESFRKMFELEQEAFRKGFIYAHLLRPGSCNECDKCNLERCVKPERRRFAPEGVGVNLQKVMERAGVDLKFCKPEKTMCVGILLVE
- a CDS encoding S8 family serine peptidase; its protein translation is MFIAAVAVTGIFFSPCFKTSEESGIDKLQGWTSGQAWPSGFSLVPDGVNLKAGSGQIIELTGPGEKGEITKQEGLVYIYLFPAFGTHVLDPFVRVIERDESNHVAVARVTPASLETLVCLEEVRGVRTVSSPLVRKVLPPGGNYQDENSYVPGLESFRKLPGVSGKGFRVGIISDGVDSLAGAQASGALPGDVHVLAAGKGNEGTAMLEIVHGIAPDAKLYFHEAGSNKLEFNKAVDALLAEGCQIICDDIGWPDEPFFEDGVVASHVREALESQDLLYVSAAGNDASRHYQGMFFDDGSGWHDFSSGKSSSKNLYVDIPPAGEVTVVLQWNDPWDAAGNDYDLYLKDCSGGEGLASSKNSQDGNGIPLEFFRYTNPEKTVIKGMICIEKYSGEPQVLEVFIYPESCRDIYPDNLVEEDSVFGHPAVPEVLCVGAFGSENGNSGNENSGIAPYSSRGPVSIYSPQYEARNKPDLCGPGSVEIRGTDESRNLFAGTSASAPYVAGVAALVWSGQSEKNASEIREILCSTAGDLGAPGYDSIFGYGIVDSSAFTEGQ
- a CDS encoding C39 family peptidase, which produces MYEQRLKNGIENNIKHWQESDELAKSIEQAASTKGVNINATATEENIKKLSGDITKATTDVEVDLGATVYAQITSYYCGPATAKMLTKYYNDESPHQTTIYEMMNGVAPNGVTNSQQLLYYRSSSGLNKPNSYSVTSVIFDTAINEIDNGRPFKSGVPGHARMCRGYKISGSDEYLRIGDPNPIYFCIPYWEAFGSEIKRIYVRS